The following are from one region of the Tissierellales bacterium genome:
- the rpmD gene encoding 50S ribosomal protein L30, giving the protein MAMIKIKLVRSTIGKTEKQKKVVEALGFKRPGQILEKKDTPQIRGMIEKVNHMVEIVD; this is encoded by the coding sequence ATGGCGATGATTAAGATAAAACTTGTTAGGAGTACCATAGGGAAAACTGAGAAGCAAAAGAAAGTCGTAGAAGCTCTCGGGTTTAAAAGGCCTGGACAAATTTTAGAAAAGAAAGATACCCCTCAAATTAGAGGTATGATAGAAAAAGTCAACCATATGGTTGAAATAGTGGATTAA
- the rpsE gene encoding 30S ribosomal protein S5, protein MERTFVDPKGLDLKDRVVSINRVAKVVKGGRNFRFSVLVVVGDENGHVGVGMAKALEIPAAIKKAIQDAEKHLIKVPLVGTTIPHEIIGEYGAGEVLLKPSKEGAGVIAGGPVRAVCELAGIRDIRTKSLGSNNPRNVVNATMNGLMNLKKVEEVAKLRGKTVDEILG, encoded by the coding sequence ATGGAACGTACTTTTGTAGATCCAAAAGGATTAGATTTGAAAGATAGAGTTGTTAGTATAAATCGTGTTGCCAAAGTAGTAAAAGGTGGTAGAAACTTTAGATTTAGTGTTCTTGTAGTAGTTGGTGATGAAAATGGTCATGTTGGAGTAGGTATGGCAAAGGCCTTAGAAATACCTGCTGCTATAAAGAAAGCTATACAAGATGCAGAAAAACATTTAATTAAGGTGCCTTTAGTAGGTACTACAATACCTCATGAGATAATAGGTGAATATGGTGCAGGAGAGGTATTGTTAAAACCATCAAAAGAAGGTGCTGGGGTAATAGCAGGAGGTCCAGTGCGTGCTGTATGTGAGTTAGCTGGTATAAGGGATATTAGGACCAAATCTTTAGGATCAAATAATCCAAGAAATGTAGTTAATGCAACTATGAATGGATTAATGAATTTAAAAAAAGTAGAAGAAGTAGCAAAATTAAGAGGAAAAACTGTAGATGAAATATTAGGATAG
- the rplR gene encoding 50S ribosomal protein L18: MFKKVDRNKNRKKRHERVRQNVSGTGEKPRLNVYRSLNNIYAQLIDDDKGCTLVAASSLDKEIKDELDKTGNKEAAKLVGELIGKRALDKGIEEVVFDRAGYIYHGRVKELAEGARESGLKF; the protein is encoded by the coding sequence TTGTTTAAAAAGGTTGACAGAAATAAAAATAGGAAAAAAAGGCATGAAAGAGTTCGACAAAATGTTTCTGGAACTGGAGAAAAACCAAGACTTAATGTATATAGAAGTTTAAATAATATATATGCCCAATTAATTGATGATGATAAAGGATGTACTTTAGTTGCAGCATCTAGTCTAGATAAGGAAATAAAAGATGAGCTTGACAAAACAGGCAATAAAGAAGCTGCAAAGCTTGTTGGTGAATTAATTGGTAAAAGAGCCTTAGATAAAGGAATCGAAGAAGTAGTTTTTGATAGGGCTGGATATATATATCATGGAAGAGTAAAGGAATTAGCTGAAGGAGCTAGAGAATCCGGATTGAAATTTTAG
- the rplF gene encoding 50S ribosomal protein L6, whose amino-acid sequence MSRIGFKPINIPSGVEVELDNKNFMKVKGPKGSIEGQLNPEMGIILEDNVITVKRPSEKKNHKSLHGLTRSLINNMLEGVVTGYSKTLIIEGTGYRAQKQGNKLVLNLGYSHPIEMEEPEGIEIEVPKANQITIKGADKQKVGSYAAVIRDLRKPEPYKGKGIKYENEVIRRKVGKVGK is encoded by the coding sequence ATGTCAAGAATAGGATTTAAACCAATAAATATCCCTAGTGGAGTAGAAGTAGAATTAGACAATAAAAATTTTATGAAGGTTAAAGGCCCTAAAGGAAGTATAGAAGGACAATTAAATCCTGAAATGGGAATAATATTAGAGGACAACGTCATAACAGTTAAGCGCCCCTCAGAAAAAAAGAACCATAAATCATTACATGGGTTAACTAGATCATTAATAAACAATATGCTAGAAGGGGTTGTAACTGGATATTCTAAGACTTTAATTATAGAAGGAACTGGATATAGAGCACAAAAGCAAGGAAATAAATTAGTGCTTAACTTAGGTTATTCTCATCCAATAGAAATGGAAGAACCTGAAGGTATTGAAATAGAGGTTCCTAAGGCAAATCAAATAACAATAAAAGGTGCTGATAAACAAAAAGTTGGAAGTTATGCAGCTGTTATTAGAGATTTGAGAAAGCCAGAACCCTATAAAGGTAAAGGTATTAAATATGAAAATGAAGTTATAAGACGTAAAGTGGGCAAAGTTGGTAAGTAG
- the rpsH gene encoding 30S ribosomal protein S8: protein MMTDPIADMLTRIRNGNDARHETVDIPASNMKKQIAQILLDEGYIKGFDFIEDNKQGIIRIKFKYADNNQKIISGIRKISKPGLKVYVNNNEIPKVLGGLGVAIISTSKGVMTDKEARKEKVGGEVICYIW, encoded by the coding sequence ATGATGACTGATCCGATTGCAGATATGCTAACAAGAATAAGAAACGGAAATGATGCAAGACACGAAACAGTTGATATTCCGGCTTCAAATATGAAAAAACAAATAGCCCAAATACTCCTAGATGAAGGGTATATTAAAGGGTTTGATTTTATAGAAGACAATAAACAAGGGATTATAAGAATAAAATTCAAATACGCAGATAATAATCAAAAGATAATTAGTGGTATTAGGAAAATTTCTAAACCTGGTTTAAAGGTTTATGTAAATAATAATGAAATTCCAAAAGTATTAGGCGGTTTAGGTGTGGCTATTATTTCTACATCTAAAGGAGTAATGACTGATAAAGAAGCAAGAAAAGAAAAAGTAGGTGGAGAAGTAATTTGTTACATTTGGTAA
- a CDS encoding type Z 30S ribosomal protein S14 yields MAKKSKRVDQQRKQKFSTREYSRCKICGRPHGYIKKYGVCRICFRELAYKGEIPGVRKASW; encoded by the coding sequence TTGGCTAAAAAATCAAAGAGAGTAGATCAACAAAGAAAACAAAAGTTTAGTACAAGGGAATATAGTAGATGTAAAATTTGTGGAAGACCTCATGGCTATATTAAGAAATACGGTGTTTGTCGTATTTGTTTTAGAGAGTTAGCTTACAAAGGTGAAATTCCTGGTGTAAGAAAAGCTAGCTGGTAA
- the rplE gene encoding 50S ribosomal protein L5, producing the protein MASRLKEKYYEEVVPSLMEKFQYDSVMEVPKVEKIVLNMGIGEAKDNQKALDSAVNELGLISGQKPVIRKAKKSISNFKVREGMNVGAKVTLRGERMYEFLDKLMNVALPRVRDFRGVNPTSFDGRGNYALGIKEQLIFPEIDYDMVDSIRGLDIVIVTSAKNDEEAKTFLEIMGMPFKK; encoded by the coding sequence ATGGCTTCCAGGTTAAAAGAAAAATATTACGAAGAAGTAGTACCTTCTCTAATGGAAAAATTTCAATATGATAGCGTAATGGAAGTACCAAAAGTAGAAAAAATAGTGTTGAATATGGGAATTGGCGAGGCAAAAGATAATCAAAAAGCATTAGATAGTGCGGTTAATGAATTAGGCTTAATTTCTGGTCAAAAACCTGTAATAAGAAAGGCAAAGAAATCTATTTCTAATTTTAAAGTTCGTGAAGGAATGAATGTAGGAGCAAAGGTAACTTTAAGGGGAGAAAGAATGTATGAATTTTTAGATAAACTTATGAATGTTGCCTTACCTAGGGTTAGGGACTTTAGAGGAGTAAACCCTACATCCTTTGACGGAAGAGGAAACTATGCATTAGGTATAAAAGAACAATTAATATTCCCCGAAATTGATTATGATATGGTGGACTCTATTAGAGGGTTAGATATAGTTATAGTGACTAGCGCAAAAAATGATGAAGAAGCAAAAACATTTTTGGAAATCATGGGAATGCCCTTTAAAAAATAG
- the rplX gene encoding 50S ribosomal protein L24 gives MQIKRGDTVVVISGKNKGKKGKVLKAFPSENRVIVEGINMITKHQKASGPMQEGGIFHKEGPLHASKVMIYCDKDEKGVRIGHKVLENGEKVRVCKNCGDILDK, from the coding sequence ATGCAGATTAAACGTGGAGATACTGTAGTAGTTATATCTGGAAAAAATAAAGGTAAAAAGGGTAAAGTTTTAAAAGCTTTTCCTAGTGAAAATAGGGTAATTGTTGAAGGAATTAATATGATTACTAAACACCAAAAAGCTAGTGGACCAATGCAAGAAGGTGGAATTTTTCACAAGGAAGGACCATTACATGCTTCAAAGGTGATGATATACTGCGATAAGGATGAAAAAGGTGTAAGAATAGGACATAAGGTACTAGAAAATGGAGAAAAAGTACGGGTTTGTAAGAACTGTGGAGATATTTTAGATAAATAA
- the rplN gene encoding 50S ribosomal protein L14 has translation MIQTESRLKVADNSGARELSVIKVLGGSNRRYANIGDIVVCSIKSATPGGVVKKGEIVKAVVVRTKHGVRRDDGNYIKFDENAAVILNDDEQPVGTRIFGPVTRELRRGNFMRIISLAPEVL, from the coding sequence ATGATCCAAACAGAAAGTCGTCTGAAAGTTGCTGATAACTCAGGTGCAAGAGAATTATCAGTAATAAAAGTATTAGGTGGTTCAAATAGAAGGTATGCTAATATTGGTGACATTGTAGTTTGTTCTATTAAAAGTGCAACACCAGGCGGCGTTGTTAAAAAAGGTGAAATAGTAAAAGCTGTTGTAGTTAGAACAAAACATGGTGTTAGAAGAGATGACGGTAATTATATAAAGTTTGATGAAAATGCAGCTGTTATTCTTAATGATGATGAGCAGCCTGTTGGAACTCGTATATTCGGTCCTGTTACTAGGGAGTTAAGAAGAGGAAACTTTATGAGAATTATATCTTTGGCACCAGAGGTGCTTTAG
- the rpsQ gene encoding 30S ribosomal protein S17: MARGLRKTRVGRVVSDKMDKTVVVAVETFVTHPLYKKQIKKTTKFKAHDENNECKTGDRIRIMETRPLSKDKNWRVVKIIEKAK, translated from the coding sequence ATGGCAAGAGGACTTCGAAAAACGAGAGTTGGGCGAGTAGTAAGTGACAAAATGGATAAGACAGTAGTAGTAGCTGTAGAAACTTTTGTAACTCATCCTTTATATAAAAAACAAATTAAAAAGACTACAAAATTTAAAGCACATGATGAAAATAATGAATGTAAAACTGGTGATAGAATAAGAATAATGGAAACTAGGCCATTAAGTAAAGATAAAAATTGGAGAGTAGTAAAAATAATAGAAAAAGCAAAATAG
- the rpmC gene encoding 50S ribosomal protein L29 → MKVNEIRQMTDQELDSKMLEFKNELFNLRFQMATGQLENPMRIKAVRKDIARIKTIMRERELGIRREV, encoded by the coding sequence ATGAAAGTTAATGAAATTCGCCAAATGACTGATCAAGAGTTAGATAGTAAAATGTTAGAATTTAAAAATGAATTATTTAATTTGCGATTTCAAATGGCAACAGGTCAGTTAGAGAACCCAATGAGAATCAAAGCGGTGAGAAAAGATATAGCACGTATAAAGACTATTATGAGGGAAAGAGAACTTGGGATAAGAAGGGAGGTTTAA
- the rplP gene encoding 50S ribosomal protein L16 gives MLMPKRVKYRRVHRGRMKGNANRGNTLTYGEYGLQALEPAWITSNQIEAARRAMTRYVKRGGNVWIKIFPDKPVTAKAAETRMGSGKGAPEYWVSVVKPGRILFEMGGVSEEVAREAMRLASHKLPIECKFVVRDDMQEKGGEANES, from the coding sequence ATGCTAATGCCTAAAAGAGTTAAATATCGTAGAGTTCATAGAGGTAGAATGAAAGGTAATGCAAATCGTGGTAATACATTAACATATGGTGAATATGGGTTACAAGCTTTAGAACCAGCATGGATAACATCAAATCAAATTGAAGCTGCAAGAAGGGCTATGACTAGATATGTAAAAAGAGGCGGTAATGTTTGGATAAAAATATTTCCTGACAAACCTGTAACTGCGAAAGCGGCAGAAACTCGTATGGGTTCAGGTAAAGGTGCTCCGGAATACTGGGTATCGGTAGTTAAACCTGGCAGAATATTATTTGAAATGGGTGGAGTATCTGAAGAAGTAGCTAGAGAAGCTATGAGATTAGCATCACATAAGTTACCAATAGAATGTAAATTTGTTGTTCGTGATGATATGCAGGAAAAGGGTGGTGAAGCAAATGAAAGTTAA
- the rpsC gene encoding 30S ribosomal protein S3 — protein sequence MGQKINPHGFRVGVIKDWDSKWFANKEDFSDLLIEDYKVREYIKDKMFIAGISNIEIERAANRIKVSVYTAKPGMVIGKGGKGVEGLRKELEKMTGKKIIVNVEEVKVPELDAQLVAENIAGQLERRISYRRAMKQSINRSKRAGTKGIKTQVSGRLGGADMARTEGYSEGTIPLQTLRADIDYGFAEADTTYGKIGVKVWIYKGEILPIKKSKEEKETKVEKPKR from the coding sequence ATGGGTCAAAAGATTAATCCGCATGGCTTTAGAGTTGGTGTAATTAAAGATTGGGATTCAAAATGGTTCGCCAACAAAGAAGACTTTAGTGATTTATTAATAGAGGATTATAAAGTACGTGAATATATAAAAGATAAAATGTTCATTGCAGGTATTTCAAATATTGAAATTGAAAGAGCTGCTAATAGAATAAAGGTATCAGTTTATACTGCGAAACCAGGAATGGTTATAGGCAAAGGTGGTAAAGGTGTAGAAGGTTTAAGAAAAGAACTAGAAAAAATGACTGGGAAGAAAATAATAGTTAATGTTGAAGAGGTTAAAGTCCCAGAACTAGATGCTCAGTTAGTTGCAGAAAATATTGCAGGTCAGTTAGAAAGAAGAATTTCTTATAGAAGAGCAATGAAACAATCAATAAATAGAAGTAAAAGAGCTGGAACAAAGGGTATAAAAACTCAAGTTTCCGGTAGATTAGGTGGCGCTGATATGGCTAGAACTGAAGGCTATAGCGAAGGAACTATACCGCTACAAACATTAAGAGCTGATATTGATTATGGATTTGCAGAGGCAGATACAACTTATGGGAAAATAGGTGTAAAAGTTTGGATTTATAAAGGGGAAATTCTTCCTATTAAGAAATCTAAAGAAGAGAAGGAAACTAAAGTAGAAAAGCCTAAAAGATAG
- the rplV gene encoding 50S ribosomal protein L22, giving the protein MEARAIAKYVRISPLKVGYICDEIRGKTVDEAIAILKFTPKKGAKELEKVLNSAIANAENNFGMDRDDLYVLEAYANDGPTYKRWRPRARGMAYPILKRTSHIGVVVKELD; this is encoded by the coding sequence GTGGAAGCTAGAGCAATTGCTAAATATGTACGTATCTCACCCCTAAAAGTCGGTTATATTTGCGATGAAATAAGAGGAAAAACTGTAGATGAAGCTATTGCAATATTAAAATTTACGCCTAAGAAGGGTGCGAAGGAATTGGAGAAAGTTCTTAATTCTGCCATTGCAAATGCTGAAAATAATTTTGGCATGGATAGAGATGACCTTTATGTGCTAGAAGCTTATGCAAATGATGGACCAACTTATAAAAGATGGAGACCTAGGGCTAGAGGAATGGCTTATCCAATATTGAAAAGGACTAGTCATATAGGAGTAGTAGTAAAAGAACTTGATTAG
- the rpsS gene encoding 30S ribosomal protein S19 — MGRSVKKGPFCDEHLMKKVVTLNEQGKKKVIKTWSRRSTVFPEMVGHTIAVHDGRKHVPIYITEDMVGHKLGEFVPTRLFRKHGERAKSEETTQIL, encoded by the coding sequence ATGGGTAGATCTGTTAAAAAAGGACCTTTTTGTGATGAGCATTTAATGAAGAAGGTAGTAACTTTAAATGAACAAGGGAAAAAGAAAGTTATTAAAACTTGGTCCCGTAGGTCAACTGTTTTTCCAGAAATGGTTGGTCATACAATTGCTGTTCATGATGGAAGAAAGCATGTTCCTATATATATAACTGAAGATATGGTAGGGCATAAATTAGGTGAGTTTGTTCCTACTAGACTATTTAGAAAACACGGTGAAAGAGCAAAATCTGAAGAAACAACTCAAATATTATAG
- the rplB gene encoding 50S ribosomal protein L2 encodes MAIKRYKATSPALRRMAISSFKDISKKKPEKALVVKKNKTGGRNARGIITTRHKGGGVKRKYRIIDFKRNKDGILGKVAAIEYDPNRTANLALIHYVDGEKRYILAPNGLKVGDEIESGPDADIKTGNALKLKDMPVGTTIHNVELKPGKGAQMVRSAGAEAQLIAKEGNYAHVRLPSGEVRRIGVNCRATVGQVGNVEHENTTIGKAGKSRHLGIRPTVRGSAMNPVDHPHGGGEGRSPIGMPSPVTPWGKPTLGYKTRKKKKKSNRYIVRERTR; translated from the coding sequence ATGGCTATAAAAAGATATAAAGCAACTTCCCCAGCGTTAAGACGTATGGCAATCTCAAGTTTTAAGGATATATCTAAGAAAAAACCTGAGAAGGCCTTAGTAGTTAAAAAGAATAAAACTGGTGGAAGAAACGCCCGTGGTATTATAACTACTCGTCATAAAGGCGGTGGAGTAAAGAGAAAATATAGAATAATAGATTTTAAAAGGAATAAAGACGGTATTTTAGGGAAAGTTGCAGCTATTGAATATGATCCAAATAGAACTGCAAATTTAGCACTTATTCATTATGTTGATGGTGAAAAAAGATATATATTAGCTCCTAATGGCTTGAAAGTAGGAGATGAAATAGAATCTGGCCCAGATGCAGATATAAAAACTGGAAATGCTTTAAAATTAAAGGATATGCCAGTAGGAACTACAATTCATAATGTAGAGTTAAAACCAGGTAAAGGTGCACAAATGGTAAGATCGGCAGGAGCAGAAGCTCAATTAATTGCTAAGGAAGGTAATTATGCTCATGTGAGATTACCGTCTGGAGAAGTTAGGCGTATAGGAGTAAATTGTCGTGCTACAGTAGGCCAAGTTGGAAATGTAGAACATGAGAATACTACTATAGGAAAAGCAGGTAAAAGTAGACATTTAGGCATAAGACCAACTGTAAGAGGTAGTGCAATGAATCCAGTTGATCACCCTCATGGTGGAGGAGAAGGAAGATCACCTATAGGTATGCCATCACCAGTAACTCCTTGGGGTAAACCTACATTGGGATATAAAACTAGAAAGAAAAAAAAGAAATCTAACAGATATATTGTTAGGGAAAGAACTAGATAA